CCTCGAAACAACGGGCCGTCTGTCCGCTTTAGGTGGTTGTAACGCTGTGTGTAAACCCCATTGATATGGCGCATAATTCGACCTAAATTGGCGTTGGGAGTCTCGATAAGCAAGTGATAGTGGTTACCCATTAAACAATAGGCGTGTATGATGCCGGCTTTACACGGATTTGGAGTCGTGACAATGCGGTGGTGGTCAATTCGGAAATCAAGCGATTAGGCAATTGCACCTATTCTCAAATTTGGGCTCTTGCGGGGAACTGCTCTTTATTTTCGTGAGTACCACTCAATTATTTATATTCAGGTTACGCAGTTGCTTAGAATAAAATATGTGGCCGTTCAATCAATT
The window above is part of the Gammaproteobacteria bacterium genome. Proteins encoded here:
- a CDS encoding transposase, with amino-acid sequence MDHHRIVTTPNPCKAGIIHAYCLMGNHYHLLIETPNANLGRIMRHINGVYTQRYNHLKRTDGPLFRG